One genomic segment of Besnoitia besnoiti strain Bb-Ger1 chromosome VII, whole genome shotgun sequence includes these proteins:
- a CDS encoding hypothetical protein (encoded by transcript BESB_078910), producing MLRRPPPHPGALRPPPCPAPAGPVAGGFAPPGPPPPFPFPRKPPPGPCPPGDPWGPPGPVPQFPPPGRLWRRRRCACRPRGRCRSSPRNLLQEASRRELLSAPLEFRHQTWREPLLYIRARRPLRLRRAPPLHLQRLSPIRSKALRRFLHLPRGGTRGLLERPEVCGRMQRLALPREVARRLRGLHTADRKAPFRRSGHQARRVDRLSPALNHTWIQGDYLRAWKFSARRATQHRALVSPQDLGTVSSRTQGRLGT from the coding sequence ATgctgcgaaggccgccgccacaTCCGGGGGCCCtccggcctccgccttgccccgcccccgcgggcCCGGTCGCCGGGGGCTTCGCTCCTCCgggccccccccctccgttCCCGTTTCCGCGTAAGCCACCTCCGGGACCCTGTCCCCCTGGGGACCCCTGGGGTCCGCCAGGCCCCGTGCCGCAGTTTCCACCGCCGGGGCGCCtgtggcgccggcgccgctgtgcCTGTCGCCCCCGCGGCCGGTGCCGTTCGTCCCCACGCAACCTCCTCCAGGAGGCATCCCGCAGAGAGCTCCTCTCTGCCCCGCTGGAGTTCCGCCACCAAACGTGGCGAGAGCCCCTCCTCTATATCCGggcccgccgcccgctgcgcctccgtcggGCGCCCCCCCTCCACTTGCAGCGCCTGTCCCCTATCCGCTCGAAGGCCCTCCGCCGTTTCCTGCACTTGCCGCGGGGGGGCACCCGCGGTCTCCTGGAGCGCCCGGAGGTTtgcggccgcatgcagcgcctagctctcccgcgcgaagtggcgcgccgcctgcggggcCTCCACACGGCAGACAGGAAGGCCCctttccgccgcagcgggcaCCAAGCTCGACGCGTCGACCGCCTTTCCCCAGCCCTCAATCACACGTGGATTCAAGGGGACTACCTCAGGGCCTGGAAGTTTTCCGCGAGGAGGGCTACCCAGCACCGGGCCCTCGTCTCACCCCAGGACCTCGGGACGGTCTCAAGCCGCACCCAGGGCCGACTGGGGACATGA